In a single window of the bacterium genome:
- a CDS encoding HPF/RaiA family ribosome-associated protein: MQVQVNTDESINNDQRLTQYVRDLTQDNLQHFSSFVTRVNVHMSDENSEKGGAYDKKCTIETRIEKLKPIAVSHNSETMEEALTGALDKTHRSLKKIKEKNFNH; the protein is encoded by the coding sequence ATGCAAGTTCAGGTTAATACAGATGAATCAATCAACAATGATCAAAGACTGACTCAATACGTAAGAGATTTAACGCAAGATAATCTACAGCACTTTTCAAGTTTTGTTACCCGTGTCAATGTGCACATGAGTGATGAAAACAGTGAAAAAGGTGGTGCTTATGATAAAAAATGTACTATTGAAACACGAATTGAAAAATTAAAACCTATTGCGGTGAGCCATAACAGTGAAACCATGGAAGAAGCATTGACTGGGGCTTTAGACAAGACACATCGATCATTAAAAAAAATTAAAGAAAAAAACTTTAACCATTAA
- a CDS encoding YihY/virulence factor BrkB family protein, whose translation MKKKEKISVFDLTVSWKFFAVKFLKEIQKSDIAKSAAALSYYLTLSVFPAFIFLLSLFAFLDFSNLQNTAIHSIQTLLPGDAKVMFESFIQELTHNGGIAVLSFGFIVATWSASNGLAAVIAQLNEAYKVKEARNFIKTRLTSFFLMAVFVVMLLTTFSIITVSENVWSYLQQHFTVSWLFLLLLLLIKWLFVFLIICTAFALIYYYGPNVQQKFRFITPGSVLGSLLTIVVTLALNFYLIHFNSFGKIYGSIGGFIVFMLWLNACGFVLLLGAELNASLEHYNQHGKNKGEKKINA comes from the coding sequence ATGAAAAAAAAAGAAAAAATATCTGTCTTTGATTTAACTGTTTCGTGGAAATTCTTTGCGGTAAAATTTTTAAAAGAAATTCAAAAAAGTGACATAGCTAAATCTGCAGCAGCTTTAAGCTATTATTTAACGCTGTCTGTTTTTCCTGCTTTTATATTTTTATTGAGCCTTTTCGCTTTTTTAGATTTTAGTAATTTACAAAACACTGCGATACATTCTATTCAAACATTACTGCCTGGAGATGCTAAAGTGATGTTTGAATCTTTTATACAAGAATTAACACATAATGGTGGTATTGCAGTATTATCGTTTGGTTTTATTGTTGCGACATGGTCTGCATCTAACGGTTTAGCCGCTGTAATTGCCCAATTGAATGAAGCTTATAAAGTCAAAGAAGCCAGAAACTTTATAAAAACAAGATTAACATCATTTTTCTTGATGGCAGTATTTGTGGTCATGCTATTAACAACCTTCTCAATCATTACAGTCAGTGAAAATGTATGGTCTTATTTACAACAACATTTTACAGTTTCATGGCTTTTTTTGTTGCTCTTACTGCTTATTAAATGGCTTTTTGTGTTTCTAATTATCTGTACAGCCTTTGCACTTATTTATTACTATGGCCCAAATGTACAACAAAAATTTAGATTTATTACGCCTGGGAGCGTTTTAGGGTCATTGTTGACAATTGTTGTAACCCTAGCGCTCAATTTTTATCTCATCCATTTTAACAGCTTTGGTAAAATTTATGGCAGTATCGGTGGATTCATAGTTTTTATGCTATGGTTGAACGCCTGTGGTTTTGTACTTTTACTTGGCGCTGAGTTAAATGCATCGCTTGAGCACTACAATCAACATGGAAAGAATAAAGGTGAAAAAAAGATCAATGCATGA